In Silene latifolia isolate original U9 population chromosome 3, ASM4854445v1, whole genome shotgun sequence, a single window of DNA contains:
- the LOC141649194 gene encoding uncharacterized protein LOC141649194: protein MNRDKSEIYCNGIKGEELQVIMQMSGFRVGSFPFRYLGIPISYKRISIGDCSKLVERMVDRIRGWGSRKLSYVGRLVLVKSVLSQLHSYWARIFIIPKGIIRKIESICRNYLWEGVDHYHKAPAVSWEKVCQDQKQGGLGVINCLAWNTALIGKYTLWMTCKEDHLWIRWVHHVYMKQQDWFEYIPNANTSWTWRQICKVKEKLKPGYEAGIWESTGNAYRPDAGYRWLVGEHEKVEWYPVIWNRINWPKHSFIAWLFVLGRLLTKDRLVRFGVITDGDCELCGEESETVEHLFFECKYSQMCLALINDWLESAIPVRDCILWCCRLKYRSLLKKKLIHMVVVALIYQIWSMRNHCRVEHLVWHPRVIFRRVQQQVKVRAKMKICSIPHSLDNDWCSRFN from the coding sequence ATGAATAGGGACAAGTCTGAAATTTATTGTAATGGGATCAAAGGGGAGGAGTTACAGGTGATTATGCAGATGTCTGGTTTCAGGGTGGGCAGTTTTCCTTTTAGGTATCTTGGGATTCCTATCTCATACAAGAGAATATCTATTGGGGATTGCTCTAAACTGGTTGAAAGGATGGTGGATAGAATCAGAGGATGGGGGTCTAGGAAGCTTAGCTATGTAGGAAGGCTAGTTCTAGTAAAGTCTGTCCTGTCACAGTTACATTCCTACTGGGCAAGGATTTTTATTATACCTAAGGGTATTATCAGGAAGATAGAGAGCATATGTAGAAATTACTTATGGGAGGGTGTTGACCATTACCATAAAGCACCTGCTGTGTCTTGGGAGAAAGTTTGTCAGGATCAGAAGCAAGGTGGTTTGGGGGTTATTAATTGTTTGGCTTGGAATACTGCATTAATAGGCAAATATACATTGTGGATGACATGTAAAGAGGATCATTTATGGATACGTTGGGTGCATCATGTATATATGAAACAACAGGATTGGTTTGAGTATATTCCTAATGCAAATACCAGCTGGACTTGGAGGCAAATTTGTAAAGTGAAGGAGAAGTTGAAGCCAGGTTATGAGGCAGGCATCTGGGAGTCTACTGGAAATGCTTATAGGCCTGATGCAGGATATAGATGGTTGGTGGGTGAGCATGAGAAGGTGGAGTGGTACCCTGTGATATGGAATAGAATAAATTGGCCTAAACATTCTTTCATTGCATGGTTGTTTGTCCTGGGCAGGTTACTTACCAAAGATAGATTGGTGAGATTTGGAGTAATCACTGATGGAGATTGCGAGTTGTGTGGTGAGGAATCTGAGACTGTAGAGCATTTATTTTTTGAATGCAAATATAGTCAGATGTGTTTGGCTTTGATAAATGACTGGCTGGAAAGTGCAATACCAGTCAGGGACTGTATTCTGTGGTGCTGCAGATTGAAGTATAGATCTCTACTGAAAAAGAAGTTGATTCATATGGTGGTAGTAGCTCTGATTTATCAGATTTGGAGTATGAGAAATCATTGTCGAGTGGAGCATCTGGTTTGGCATCCACGAGTGATTTTTAGAAGGGTTCAGCAACAGGTCAAAGTAAGAGCTAAAATGAAGATTTGTTCCATCCCTCATAGTTTAGATAACGATTGGTGTAGTAGATTTAATTGA